One window from the genome of Rhodopirellula halodulae encodes:
- a CDS encoding outer membrane protein assembly factor BamB family protein has translation MVVSGVGCRKSTPVDEVSVGESGVALTERAESEVDLVWPQWRGPNLDGTIDGAAPPANWNPGSDVAWQADVPGRGHSSPIVIGEQVVLASADEGKQQQMLLSYDRSTGEENWRRVIHEGGFPANREVHQKATNANTTPACDGQRILIAFLNQGRIFVTAVDLQGEVIWQTDIGAFASKFGYAPSPLFYQSFVIVAADNFGGGYIVALDSATGEIAWRRARGDASTYSSPMIANLGGMDQLLISGGDRVASYDPATGEPRWETPAIAEATCGTIVTAGDRLFASGGYPDKETACFSATGELLWSDRNKLYEPSMITDGDSLFGVTDNGVAMCWSIEDGSVKWRERLGGNFSASPVLVNDQIYVSDLSGNHYVFAADGDEFRQLAKNQLGSDCYASPAVAEGSLFLRIGFGEGSSRQERLVKISPSD, from the coding sequence ATGGTGGTCAGTGGCGTTGGTTGTCGCAAGTCGACACCGGTGGATGAAGTCTCGGTGGGGGAAAGCGGGGTTGCCCTGACGGAACGAGCTGAATCGGAGGTCGACCTGGTTTGGCCTCAGTGGAGAGGCCCCAACTTGGATGGAACGATCGATGGTGCTGCTCCGCCCGCGAATTGGAACCCGGGGAGCGATGTCGCTTGGCAAGCGGATGTTCCCGGTCGCGGGCACAGCAGTCCGATTGTGATCGGCGAGCAAGTTGTTTTGGCCAGTGCCGACGAAGGCAAACAGCAACAAATGCTTTTGTCATACGATCGCAGCACGGGGGAGGAGAATTGGCGACGAGTCATCCACGAAGGTGGCTTTCCCGCGAATCGTGAGGTGCATCAAAAAGCGACCAACGCCAACACGACACCCGCTTGTGACGGCCAACGGATCCTCATCGCTTTTTTGAACCAAGGTCGGATCTTCGTCACGGCGGTGGATCTGCAAGGCGAAGTGATCTGGCAAACCGACATCGGAGCGTTCGCATCGAAGTTTGGTTATGCGCCTTCGCCGCTGTTCTATCAATCGTTTGTGATTGTCGCGGCCGACAACTTTGGGGGCGGATACATCGTCGCCTTGGATTCCGCGACGGGCGAGATTGCTTGGCGGCGTGCACGGGGCGACGCGAGTACCTATTCCAGCCCAATGATCGCCAATCTCGGTGGGATGGATCAGTTGTTGATCAGCGGTGGGGATCGGGTTGCCAGTTATGATCCGGCGACGGGCGAGCCTCGTTGGGAAACGCCGGCGATCGCGGAAGCGACTTGCGGGACAATTGTGACCGCCGGTGATCGGCTATTCGCTTCCGGAGGCTACCCCGACAAAGAGACCGCGTGCTTTTCCGCGACGGGTGAGTTGCTTTGGTCAGATCGCAACAAGCTATACGAGCCGTCGATGATCACCGACGGAGACTCCTTGTTCGGCGTGACTGACAACGGTGTGGCCATGTGTTGGTCAATCGAAGACGGGAGCGTGAAATGGCGTGAACGTCTGGGAGGCAATTTCAGTGCTTCGCCGGTCCTGGTGAATGATCAAATCTATGTGTCGGACTTGTCCGGAAATCACTACGTGTTCGCGGCGGATGGCGATGAATTTCGGCAGCTTGCAAAGAATCAATTGGGTTCCGATTGCTACGCCAGTCCCGCCGTCGCCGAGGGATCGCTGTTCCTTCGAATTGGCTTTGGCGAAGGAAGCTCTCGCCAGGAACGATTGGTCAAAATTTCGCCCAGTGATTGA
- a CDS encoding Gfo/Idh/MocA family oxidoreductase — protein MSARQKLSRRHFLQTTGAATAAGYFAGTSSLGRAQDSPNDRPVFATIGLRNQGWTITAKSFKYADFAALADVDANVLGENINKVKERQGKAPEGFADYRKVLERKDIDAVMIATPDHWHTKIAVEAMLAGKDVYCEKPLTLTIDEGKLIEKIVKQTGRVCQVGTMQRTENEQRFLQAIALIREGRIGDIKKVTCGINGATGSPVIPAIDVPEGLDWDFWLGPAPKVPYRALPEMRKGYGGGVPLYTNCHYAWRNWYEYSGGQMNDWGAHHVDIATWALGATETGPNKITPVSYSLPVDYKDGHATVADQYNSPTKFEIHANMPGDIPLVITSEGDNGILFEGTKGRFFVNRGKIVGKPVEDLESNPLPEGAVENVYGGPVAENHTDNFVQAMRKRTQPISDVWSHNRMLETCHLANIAIRLGRELNWDPAKREIVGDDEANSFLSRESRVGYEIDM, from the coding sequence ATGTCAGCTCGCCAAAAACTGTCTCGGCGTCACTTCCTTCAAACGACAGGTGCCGCCACAGCCGCCGGGTACTTTGCAGGAACCAGTAGCCTCGGACGCGCCCAGGATTCCCCCAACGACCGCCCTGTCTTCGCCACGATCGGGCTTCGTAACCAAGGCTGGACAATCACCGCCAAGTCCTTCAAGTACGCTGACTTCGCCGCACTCGCTGACGTTGACGCGAACGTCTTGGGCGAGAACATCAACAAAGTGAAGGAACGTCAAGGCAAAGCTCCCGAAGGTTTCGCCGATTACCGCAAGGTGCTCGAACGCAAAGACATCGACGCCGTGATGATCGCGACTCCCGATCACTGGCACACCAAGATCGCCGTCGAAGCCATGCTGGCGGGTAAGGACGTCTACTGCGAAAAACCTCTGACGTTGACGATTGATGAAGGCAAGTTAATCGAAAAAATCGTCAAGCAGACCGGTCGCGTTTGCCAAGTTGGCACGATGCAGCGAACCGAGAACGAACAGCGTTTCCTTCAAGCCATCGCTCTGATTCGCGAAGGCCGCATCGGTGACATCAAGAAAGTCACTTGCGGAATCAATGGTGCCACTGGCTCACCCGTGATCCCCGCCATCGACGTTCCTGAAGGACTCGATTGGGATTTCTGGCTCGGGCCGGCTCCCAAAGTTCCCTACCGCGCGTTGCCGGAAATGCGAAAAGGCTACGGCGGCGGTGTGCCTCTTTACACGAACTGCCACTACGCTTGGCGAAATTGGTACGAGTACTCCGGAGGCCAGATGAACGACTGGGGTGCCCACCACGTCGACATCGCGACTTGGGCATTGGGTGCCACGGAAACGGGACCAAACAAAATCACCCCGGTTAGCTATTCCTTACCCGTTGATTACAAAGACGGACACGCAACGGTTGCCGACCAATACAACTCGCCAACCAAATTTGAAATCCACGCCAACATGCCCGGCGACATCCCACTTGTCATCACCAGCGAAGGCGACAACGGAATTTTGTTCGAAGGCACCAAGGGCCGCTTCTTCGTCAATCGAGGAAAGATCGTTGGCAAACCCGTCGAGGACCTGGAGTCCAATCCACTTCCCGAAGGCGCCGTGGAAAACGTGTACGGTGGACCGGTCGCTGAAAATCACACGGACAACTTTGTCCAAGCCATGCGGAAACGCACGCAACCGATCTCGGATGTTTGGTCGCACAACCGCATGTTGGAAACCTGCCACTTGGCCAACATCGCGATCCGGTTGGGTCGTGAATTGAATTGGGATCCTGCCAAACGCGAAATCGTTGGCGATGACGAAGCCAACTCGTTCCTGTCACGCGAAAGTCGCGTTGGCTACGAGATCGACATGTGA
- a CDS encoding sulfatase family protein, with protein MLDRQCSRFLSGALLLFFAAPALADANPSEQTKSRPHIVMAFADDWGCYASAYAKHFPGTASEVISTPKFDSIARDGVLFTNAFVSAPSCTPCRSSLMSGQPFWRCEKASILLGAVWDFSLPAYPLMLEESGYRIGHTYKVWSPGSPGNAPFGGARTASNKAGSKFNGFSQFVMRAKDRDAAKAKLFDEVRQNIRNFLDADNDGKLDGDSPVCYWFGPTNTHRKWIAKSGEQLWGINPDDLKGKLPAYLPDVPEIREDFADYLGEAMAFDAALVVLDEELERLGIADNTLLVVSGDHGVPGISRGKCNLYDFGTHVPLAVRWPAGIQHANRVVTDFVSLPELATTFLEVADVEAPATMISQPITPLLMSDQSGRVDPNRDAVFTGRERHVAMAREGAKPYPQRAIQTDDWLYIINFEPDRTPLGDGPAMDASDDQFPSEELLRENTFAAYPDLDASPTKAFVTLNREKYPEAFDFMVGRRPRVELYDLKADPDCLNNLAGNSDYAETESQLDERLIGELKRTGDPRMSEPVMFEHGMFVEPVGPGNKKKQNARKANSGKKTSPAKKSSPQK; from the coding sequence ATGCTCGATCGGCAATGTTCCCGTTTTCTGTCTGGTGCTTTGTTGCTGTTCTTTGCCGCACCGGCACTGGCTGATGCAAATCCATCTGAACAAACGAAGTCACGCCCTCACATCGTGATGGCATTCGCGGACGATTGGGGATGCTACGCCAGCGCTTATGCAAAGCACTTTCCCGGCACCGCAAGCGAAGTCATTTCCACACCGAAGTTCGACTCGATCGCTCGCGACGGGGTGCTGTTCACCAATGCATTCGTCAGTGCGCCTTCCTGCACGCCTTGCCGAAGTTCTTTGATGTCGGGGCAACCTTTTTGGAGATGCGAGAAGGCGTCGATTCTGCTCGGTGCCGTCTGGGACTTTTCGCTGCCCGCGTACCCGCTGATGTTGGAAGAGTCTGGTTACCGAATTGGTCACACCTACAAAGTTTGGAGTCCAGGCAGTCCAGGCAACGCACCGTTTGGTGGAGCCAGAACCGCATCGAACAAAGCCGGTTCGAAATTCAACGGCTTCTCGCAGTTCGTGATGAGGGCCAAGGATCGCGATGCGGCCAAAGCCAAGTTGTTCGACGAAGTACGCCAAAACATTCGCAACTTCTTGGACGCCGACAATGATGGCAAGCTCGATGGTGACTCACCCGTTTGTTATTGGTTCGGTCCAACCAACACTCACCGCAAATGGATTGCGAAAAGTGGTGAACAACTTTGGGGAATCAACCCGGATGACTTGAAAGGCAAATTGCCCGCTTACTTACCCGACGTTCCCGAAATTCGCGAAGACTTCGCGGACTACTTGGGCGAAGCGATGGCGTTTGATGCCGCTTTGGTTGTCTTGGATGAAGAGCTGGAGCGTCTTGGCATCGCTGACAACACTCTGTTGGTGGTCAGCGGTGACCATGGCGTGCCGGGGATCTCACGCGGCAAATGCAATTTGTATGACTTCGGCACTCATGTTCCGCTGGCGGTTCGCTGGCCTGCTGGAATTCAACATGCGAATCGTGTCGTGACGGACTTTGTCTCGCTTCCTGAATTGGCGACCACGTTCTTGGAGGTCGCCGACGTCGAAGCCCCCGCGACGATGATCTCGCAGCCGATCACGCCTCTCTTGATGAGCGATCAATCCGGACGCGTTGACCCGAATCGAGATGCGGTCTTCACCGGACGTGAACGTCACGTTGCGATGGCACGCGAAGGAGCCAAGCCTTACCCACAGCGAGCCATCCAAACCGACGATTGGCTGTACATCATCAATTTCGAGCCCGATCGAACGCCTTTGGGGGACGGTCCCGCGATGGACGCGAGCGACGATCAATTCCCGTCCGAAGAGCTGCTTCGCGAAAACACCTTTGCGGCCTATCCGGATTTGGATGCGAGTCCCACCAAAGCCTTCGTGACGTTGAATCGCGAAAAATATCCTGAGGCATTTGACTTTATGGTTGGACGTCGCCCGAGAGTGGAATTGTACGACTTGAAAGCGGATCCAGACTGCTTGAACAATTTGGCAGGCAATTCAGATTACGCCGAGACAGAATCGCAACTGGATGAGCGATTGATCGGCGAACTGAAGCGAACCGGAGATCCTCGCATGAGCGAACCGGTCATGTTCGAACACGGTATGTTTGTGGAACCGGTCGGGCCCGGCAACAAAAAGAAGCAGAACGCCCGCAAGGCAAATTCGGGCAAAAAGACCAGCCCGGCGAAGAAGTCTTCTCCTCAAAAGTAG
- a CDS encoding DUF1559 domain-containing protein, protein MTHSNHPTRHRGFTLVELLVVIAIIGVLVGLLLPTVQAAREAARRMQCSNNLKQITLAMHNYESTHRLLPTNYTNGSSTAGNFSVFAQMAPFYEQGNMLDMIHFDRPLNVGCCPGTLVAPHDTAAKTPIPMLTCPSEDHDRTYFVTTLSGSGPTQAYSATTYGMNFGTGVGTLYDSRIKTDGIHWINAKVGFESILDGLSNTAAFAEHLLGSPEQSPSEPTENHLRKRVMMNVRCAFISRSMPPSTPGFSGFFLPEDPNAMEAYVRSSGLHRGWSGQRGAGWINGREYWTGYSHYHPPQSLIPDMASCGWGVFATRSNHPGGVHVSRCDGSVGFVTESIDLETWRALGTRNGREILESF, encoded by the coding sequence ATGACACATTCCAATCACCCCACCCGGCATCGAGGTTTCACCTTGGTGGAATTGCTGGTGGTCATTGCCATCATCGGCGTCCTTGTCGGATTACTGCTCCCCACGGTTCAAGCCGCTCGCGAAGCGGCTCGACGCATGCAATGCAGCAACAACTTGAAGCAAATCACGCTGGCGATGCACAACTACGAAAGCACTCACCGATTGCTTCCAACCAACTACACCAACGGCAGCAGCACTGCTGGCAATTTTTCGGTGTTCGCTCAGATGGCACCGTTCTACGAGCAAGGCAACATGCTGGACATGATCCACTTTGATCGTCCGCTGAATGTTGGCTGTTGCCCCGGGACTTTGGTCGCACCACACGACACCGCGGCGAAGACCCCGATTCCCATGTTGACGTGTCCCAGTGAGGACCACGATCGAACCTACTTCGTCACCACGCTCTCAGGCAGTGGCCCGACTCAGGCCTATTCCGCCACGACCTACGGCATGAATTTCGGCACGGGCGTCGGCACCCTCTACGATTCGCGAATCAAGACTGATGGCATTCACTGGATCAATGCCAAAGTTGGATTCGAGTCGATCTTGGACGGATTGAGCAACACAGCCGCTTTTGCCGAACACTTGTTGGGAAGCCCCGAACAATCGCCGTCCGAGCCAACGGAGAATCATCTTCGCAAACGGGTCATGATGAATGTTAGGTGTGCTTTCATCAGCCGATCGATGCCGCCCAGCACCCCTGGGTTCTCTGGTTTCTTCTTGCCGGAAGACCCTAACGCGATGGAAGCCTACGTTCGATCCAGCGGTCTGCATCGCGGCTGGTCCGGTCAACGCGGAGCTGGCTGGATCAACGGCCGCGAATATTGGACGGGTTACTCGCACTACCATCCGCCACAAAGCCTGATTCCCGACATGGCCAGTTGTGGCTGGGGTGTGTTCGCGACGCGCAGCAATCACCCCGGAGGAGTCCACGTGTCACGCTGTGACGGAAGCGTTGGCTTCGTCACCGAAAGCATTGACCTGGAAACCTGGCGCGCTCTCGGTACGCGAAATGGCCGTGAGATCCTGGAATCTTTCTGA
- a CDS encoding DUF4198 domain-containing protein: MLKTLFLAAFAFSCCLTLNVSAHDTWIQTNSPIVRTGEVAHVDLRLGNHGNHHRDFKLAGLLMLDWTSMDWISPSGKHVDLKPDLYTSASAEKQGYWTTPVTLDEPGVHLFVQKLDRVMNHGKSIRSIRTSKAFVICSPTLDNISIDSHSHSTPAGLPFELVLHQCPVTDIEVGQPITITVLHNGEPLANALVAFIPEGETLTGDTDPDHEFTTGTDGTVSFTPSKATRYLIAAHHTAMDEKSRDYEFTSYATTIALQIPNRVFAQPAK, encoded by the coding sequence ATGTTGAAAACATTGTTTTTGGCCGCCTTCGCATTTTCTTGCTGCCTCACGCTAAACGTGTCCGCCCACGACACTTGGATCCAAACCAACTCGCCGATCGTCCGGACGGGCGAAGTGGCTCACGTCGACTTGCGTCTTGGCAATCACGGCAATCACCATCGCGACTTCAAGTTGGCTGGTTTGCTGATGCTGGACTGGACATCGATGGACTGGATCAGCCCCTCAGGCAAACACGTTGACCTTAAACCAGATCTCTACACATCCGCCTCGGCTGAAAAGCAGGGCTACTGGACCACGCCAGTGACTCTGGATGAACCGGGCGTGCATCTCTTCGTTCAAAAACTGGATCGAGTCATGAATCATGGCAAGTCGATCCGAAGCATCCGAACCTCCAAAGCATTTGTTATCTGCAGCCCAACGCTGGACAACATCTCAATTGATTCGCACAGTCATTCCACACCCGCCGGCTTGCCATTCGAATTGGTGCTCCATCAGTGTCCAGTGACGGACATCGAGGTTGGTCAACCCATCACTATCACCGTGCTGCACAACGGGGAACCTTTGGCAAACGCACTGGTCGCATTCATTCCCGAGGGCGAAACTCTGACGGGTGACACAGATCCCGACCACGAATTCACCACAGGCACCGACGGGACGGTGTCGTTCACTCCGTCGAAAGCAACCCGCTATCTGATCGCGGCTCATCACACGGCGATGGACGAAAAGAGCAGGGACTACGAATTCACCAGCTACGCGACAACCATCGCGTTGCAAATTCCCAATCGCGTTTTCGCTCAGCCAGCGAAATAG
- a CDS encoding tetratricopeptide repeat protein yields MPTTLHHAYSLIQKGRYEDAVASLNSAGKSYEVRNALGVCLMRLGRSEAALGVFRQFVLDGNGVTDREGVPEHCKRNFATALLMNGLAAGAWSVLSQLQERQHPRRLEMLSAIREWEKTLSWWRWGDWKLNRITASDVTLTLPFELGELGFPVQGASVKSVDETAMLPKIAVSASSC; encoded by the coding sequence ATGCCTACGACGCTCCATCATGCGTACTCGTTGATCCAAAAAGGACGTTACGAAGATGCGGTGGCAAGTCTCAACTCGGCGGGTAAGTCGTATGAAGTCCGCAACGCACTGGGCGTTTGCCTGATGCGATTGGGACGAAGCGAAGCCGCTTTGGGCGTGTTCCGACAATTCGTGTTGGACGGCAACGGAGTCACTGATCGCGAAGGAGTACCGGAGCACTGCAAACGGAACTTCGCGACGGCTCTGTTGATGAACGGTTTGGCTGCTGGGGCCTGGAGCGTGTTGTCCCAATTGCAAGAGCGGCAACACCCTCGCCGCCTGGAAATGCTTTCGGCGATTCGCGAATGGGAAAAGACGTTGTCTTGGTGGCGATGGGGCGATTGGAAACTCAATCGGATCACCGCGTCTGATGTGACACTTACTTTGCCGTTCGAACTTGGTGAACTGGGCTTTCCAGTGCAGGGAGCGTCCGTGAAATCAGTTGACGAAACAGCAATGCTGCCGAAAATCGCGGTTTCAGCTTCGTCGTGTTGA
- a CDS encoding sulfatase yields MRTPLLACLFALGFVTKAWSAEPTSQTPNVLFIYLDDCGWRDAGFMGSDFYETPHLDALAERGMVFTNAYSCAANCAPARASLLSGQYSPRHEIYNVGTERRGNPKHGSLMHVPGTDTLSTDIRTWAHQAKAAGYKTAMIGKWHLSDDPLPYGFDVNVGGTHSGSPPKGYFPPHPKAPGLEDASEDEYLTDRLSQEAILFMQQHRDEAWLLYLSHFAVHTPLQAKPELVAKYQAKQPGTLHDHAVMAAMIESVDDGVGRMVAILKEFGLEDKTAIVFTSDNGGYGPATSMDPLRGYKGTYYEGGIREPFFVTWPGVVEAGTTCEVPVIAADLYPTFCEMMGAALPANQKLDGVSLVPLLTQESGIADRALYWHFPAYLQSYARIDGQRDPLYRSRPCSIIRDGRYKLHEYFEDGGLELYDLVSDPGETNNLAIENPLKTRLLHSKLVAWRKQTSAPVPTEPNPNHDPAKEQQAIKKATKKFAGR; encoded by the coding sequence ATGCGAACGCCACTCCTCGCCTGTCTGTTTGCTCTCGGTTTCGTCACGAAGGCTTGGTCGGCGGAGCCCACCTCGCAAACGCCCAATGTGCTGTTCATCTATTTGGACGACTGTGGATGGCGAGACGCCGGGTTCATGGGATCGGACTTCTATGAGACACCGCACTTGGACGCGTTGGCAGAACGAGGCATGGTGTTCACGAACGCGTACTCCTGTGCCGCGAATTGTGCTCCGGCGAGAGCGAGTTTGCTGTCGGGGCAGTATTCGCCTCGTCATGAGATCTACAACGTCGGCACCGAACGCCGTGGGAATCCGAAGCATGGAAGCTTGATGCATGTGCCCGGCACCGACACATTGTCCACCGACATCCGCACGTGGGCTCATCAAGCCAAGGCGGCGGGTTACAAGACGGCCATGATTGGCAAGTGGCACCTCAGCGACGATCCATTGCCGTATGGTTTTGACGTGAACGTTGGCGGGACGCATTCGGGAAGTCCTCCGAAAGGTTATTTCCCACCGCACCCGAAGGCACCCGGGCTCGAAGATGCTTCGGAAGACGAGTACCTGACCGATCGGCTGAGTCAGGAGGCGATCCTGTTCATGCAGCAACACCGCGACGAGGCTTGGTTGTTGTATCTGTCACACTTTGCCGTGCACACGCCACTGCAAGCCAAGCCAGAATTGGTCGCGAAGTATCAAGCCAAGCAACCCGGGACGTTGCACGATCACGCGGTGATGGCGGCGATGATCGAAAGCGTCGATGACGGCGTCGGGCGAATGGTTGCAATACTCAAGGAATTCGGCCTCGAAGACAAAACCGCGATCGTCTTCACCAGCGACAACGGAGGTTACGGGCCGGCGACCTCGATGGATCCACTGCGAGGCTACAAAGGTACTTACTACGAAGGCGGTATCCGTGAGCCGTTTTTTGTGACTTGGCCGGGTGTGGTGGAAGCTGGCACGACGTGTGAGGTGCCGGTCATTGCGGCCGATCTGTACCCGACCTTTTGCGAGATGATGGGTGCTGCACTTCCGGCAAACCAGAAACTTGACGGCGTGAGCTTGGTACCCTTGTTGACTCAGGAATCGGGCATCGCTGATCGAGCCTTGTATTGGCACTTTCCCGCGTATCTCCAAAGTTATGCCCGGATCGATGGTCAACGTGATCCGCTTTATCGCAGTCGACCATGCAGCATCATTCGCGATGGTCGTTACAAATTGCACGAGTACTTCGAGGATGGCGGGCTGGAGCTGTATGACCTGGTGAGCGATCCCGGAGAAACGAACAATTTGGCGATTGAGAACCCACTCAAGACGCGACTGCTTCACAGCAAACTGGTGGCGTGGCGTAAGCAAACGAGCGCACCGGTGCCGACCGAGCCCAACCCAAACCACGATCCCGCCAAAGAGCAACAAGCGATCAAGAAAGCAACGAAAAAGTTCGCGGGCCGGTAG
- a CDS encoding flavodoxin family protein encodes MPKVLVLYHTNTQNTRRMAELVAEGAKQLTDAEVRLRHIDEADHTDLDWCDGLALGCPTNYGTVSWQMKRWWDEQPIENWGKRDGKIGCVFTSAGAWGGGQEWTCMALMSILINYGFLVFGLTDYTGVKFSAHYGAISAGGPDEERVQEACRRLGRRLSEWTANMIDGQTQAHPLNQTYERFKDLGK; translated from the coding sequence ATGCCCAAAGTCCTGGTTCTCTACCACACCAACACCCAGAATACGCGGCGGATGGCGGAGTTGGTTGCCGAAGGTGCCAAGCAACTCACTGATGCTGAGGTTCGGTTGCGGCACATTGACGAAGCCGATCACACGGACCTGGATTGGTGTGACGGGCTCGCCCTCGGTTGCCCCACGAATTACGGAACTGTCAGTTGGCAAATGAAGCGATGGTGGGATGAACAACCCATTGAAAATTGGGGCAAACGCGACGGCAAAATCGGCTGCGTTTTCACATCGGCAGGTGCCTGGGGCGGCGGCCAAGAATGGACCTGCATGGCCCTGATGTCGATTTTGATCAACTACGGATTCCTGGTTTTCGGACTGACGGATTACACCGGGGTCAAATTTTCAGCGCACTACGGCGCGATCTCGGCCGGCGGTCCCGACGAAGAACGTGTGCAAGAAGCTTGCCGTCGGCTCGGCCGTCGTTTGTCGGAATGGACTGCCAACATGATTGATGGGCAAACGCAGGCTCATCCGCTGAACCAGACCTACGAACGATTCAAAGACTTGGGCAAATAG
- a CDS encoding prephenate dehydrogenase: MPEPSCRSVAIIGLGLLGGSVALSIRRRWPSVRLTACARSPETRALALDRSIVDEVFETPDGAANGCDLAVIATPVNRIASLAQTLAGEFPELTLTDVGSTKGGLVRELAGSSAARQFVPAHPIAGSEKSGAEHASAELFDDKPIVLTPSGEELPHHVNRATAFWRATGGRIVTMPAEEHDATLALTSHLPHLLSSLAARQITPSMLSLVGTGWLDTTRVAAGDADLWTAIVSENREAILGAIQQSQTDLSTLHSIVTQGDDEALRTWLETAKQIRLDAPT, encoded by the coding sequence ATGCCCGAGCCCTCCTGCCGATCAGTTGCGATCATCGGTTTGGGGTTGTTGGGTGGAAGTGTGGCACTGTCGATTCGCAGACGTTGGCCGTCGGTGCGACTGACCGCCTGCGCCCGATCGCCTGAAACTCGGGCCTTGGCTTTGGATCGATCCATCGTCGATGAGGTCTTCGAGACTCCCGATGGCGCCGCGAATGGCTGTGATTTGGCCGTGATCGCCACGCCAGTCAACCGGATCGCGTCGCTGGCCCAAACGCTTGCGGGCGAGTTTCCAGAGCTGACGCTAACGGACGTCGGCAGCACCAAAGGCGGATTGGTTCGTGAATTGGCGGGTTCATCCGCGGCGAGACAATTTGTGCCGGCACACCCCATTGCGGGGAGCGAAAAGAGCGGCGCCGAACACGCGTCGGCCGAGCTTTTTGACGACAAGCCGATCGTGTTGACCCCCAGCGGAGAAGAACTGCCGCACCACGTGAACCGAGCGACCGCATTCTGGCGTGCGACCGGCGGGCGAATTGTCACGATGCCCGCGGAAGAACACGATGCCACCTTGGCATTGACGTCTCATTTGCCACACTTGCTGTCGTCACTGGCCGCACGCCAAATCACTCCATCCATGTTGTCGCTGGTCGGCACCGGTTGGTTGGACACGACTCGCGTGGCGGCTGGGGATGCTGACCTGTGGACCGCCATCGTGTCCGAGAATCGCGAAGCGATCTTGGGCGCGATCCAGCAATCGCAAACGGATTTGTCCACTCTGCATTCCATCGTGACCCAAGGCGACGACGAAGCCCTGCGAACGTGGCTGGAAACAGCCAAACAAATTCGGCTCGACGCCCCGACTTAA